The following proteins come from a genomic window of Mustela lutreola isolate mMusLut2 chromosome 6, mMusLut2.pri, whole genome shotgun sequence:
- the NCOA7 gene encoding nuclear receptor coactivator 7 isoform X8 — protein sequence MRIRRLPLDVQIFYCARPDQEPFVKIITVEEAKRRKSTCGYYEDDEEAALPVLQPHSALLENMHIEQLARRLPARVQGYPWRLTYSTLEHGTSLKTLYRKSASLDSPVLLVIKDMDNQIFGAYATHPFKFSDHYYGTGETFLYTFSPNFKVFKWSGENSYFINGDISSLELGGGGGRFGLWLDADLYHGRSNSCSTFNNDILSKKEDFIVQDLEVWTFE from the exons ATGAGAATCCGAAGGTTGCCCTTGGACGTTCAGATTTTCTATTGTGCCAGACCTGACCAAGAGCCTTTTGTGAAG ATCATCACCGTTGAGGAGGCCAAGCGCAGGAAGAGCACTTGCGGTTACTATGAGGATGATGAGGAGGCCGCTCTGCCGGTCCTGCAGCCCCACAGCGCACTCCTGGAGAACATGCACATCGAGCAG CTGGCCCGACGCCTTCCAGCACGGGTACAGGGGTATCCGTGGAGACTCACATACAGCACATTAGAGCATGGGACCAGTTTGAAAACTCTCTATCGGAAGTCGGCATCCCTAGACAGTCCTGTCCTGTTGGTCATCAAAGATATGGATAATCAG ATTTTTGGAGCATATGCAACTCATCCTTTCAAGTTCAGTGACCACTATTATGGCACAGGCGAAACGTTTCTGTACACATTTAGCCCCAATTTCAAG GTCTTTAAGTGGAGTGGAGAAAACTCATACTTTATCAATGGAGACATAAGCTCTTTGGAACTTGGTGGTGGAGg CGGACGGTTTGGTTTATGGCTAGATGCTGACTTATACCATGGACGGAGCAACTCTTGCAGCACTTTCAATAATGATATCCTTTCCAAAAAGGAAGACTTCATAGTTCAGGACCTTGAGGTATGGACATTCGAGTGA